A portion of the Psilocybe cubensis strain MGC-MH-2018 chromosome 10, whole genome shotgun sequence genome contains these proteins:
- a CDS encoding ATP synthase subunit H, mitochondrial, giving the protein MSTILRQAASVARQTASRRAFSVSAGVRKDLVQDLYIREIKAYKPAPTAKDAHVGAVKKFTAPAAPVAPALPADLAAELNTYATTEPTLADATASTKASEPTEASTGGADAFLAFLEEDLPKPVHHH; this is encoded by the exons ATGTCGACTATCCTCAGGCAGGCAGCGTCCGTC GCAAGACAGACAGCGTCCAGACGCGCGTTCTCCGTTTCCGCAGGCGTCCGCAAGG ACCTCGTCCAGGACCTGTACATCCGCGAGATCAAGGCATACAAGCCCGCACCCACT GCTAAAGACGCCCACGTTGGTGCTGTCAAGAAATTCACCGCACCCGCGGCCCCCGTTGCCCCCGCCCTCCCCGCCGACCTCGCCGCTGAGCTCAACACATACGCTACCACTGAGCCCACGCTCGCTGACGCCACCGCGTCCACCAAGGCCTCTGAGCCCACGGAGGCATCCACAGGAGGCGCCGATGCGTTCCTCGCATTCCTCGAGGAGGACCTCCCCAAGCCCGTGCACCACCATTAG
- a CDS encoding Cytochrome P450 monooxygenase 98 codes for MVQFDTLAILIALGSLGLIYYRKSKKGPYSHLPLPPGPPRKPIVGNLFNMPSRPEWQDYHKISQEHNTDIIYLNVVGTNIVVLDTHDAAMELLERRSSKYSSRAHLPMVNELMGWDFAVGFKEYGQQWRDCRRLMHHSFHPGAVVLFRPHMLRATRNLLKRFLDYPENIMGNIRHMSGEGILSITYGLDVLADNDPYIKVAEQSLAGFAEAAVPGAFLVDSFSLLKYVPEWFPGAGFQTKARIWRDAAFEMRDYTFKGAKKNVLAGTSPHCFVSANLNDMDPSKPDPVKEQLVKDTAGSMYSGKDEPSAMRASTLSAVGSCILAFLEYPETLKKAQAELDRVIKPGHLPDFNDYDSLPYITALTMETLRWRDVGPIGLPHVLIEEDEYKGYRIPAGTIVIANSWAMLHNEETYKDPFTFNPDRFLTKDGKLDKTARDPGHACWGFGRRVCPGRYLAFSGVWITLASLAAVFDITKAVDEKGNIIEPSHEYVNSAIIVPKPFQASVRPRSRGHEQVIRDAVAAPAA; via the exons ATGGTTCAGTTTGACACACTCGCGATCCTGATTGCCTTGGGCAGCCTGGGTTTGATCTACTACAGGAAGTCCAAGAAGGGGCCTTATTCACATttgcctcttcctcctggCCCTCCAAGGAAGCCGATTGTTGGCAATCTGTTCAACATGCCTTCGAGGCCTGAATGGCAGGATTATCATAAGATATCTCAGGAGCACA ATACCGACATTATTTATCTTAACGTTGTCGGTACAAACATTGTCGTTTTGGACACTCACGATGCTGCCATGGAGCTGTTGGAAAGAAGGTCATCAAAATACTCCAGTCGTGCTCACCTTCCTATGGTTAACGAATTGATGGGATGGGACTTTGCTGTCGGATTCAAGGAATACG GTCAACAATGGCGCGACTGCCGTCGTCTGATGCATCACAGCTTCCACCCTGGTGCTGTCGTTCTGTTCAGGCCTCACATGCTCCGTGCCACTCGTAACCTGTTGAAACGCTTCCTCGACTATCCCGAGAACATTATGGGAAACATTCGTCA CATGTCCGGAGAAGGCATTCTGTCAATTACCTACGGTTTGGATGTGTTAGCCGACAACGATCCTTACATCAAGGTTGCTGAACAGTCACTTGCGGGCTTTGCCGAAGCTGCTGTTCCCGGCGCTTTCCTCGTCGACTCTTTCTCCCTGTTGAAATATGTTCCCGAATGGTTCCCTGGTGCTGGATTCCAGACAAAAGCCCGTATTTGGAGAGATGCCGCCTTCGAGATGCGTGATTACACCTTCAAGGGAGCTAAGAAGAACGTG CTTGCTGGAACTTCGCCTCACTGCTTCGTCTCTGCTAACTTGAACGACATGGACCCCAGCAAGCCTGATCCCGTCAAAGAACAGCTCGTCAAGGACACCGCCGGAAGCATGTACTCTGGTAAGGATGAACCCTCTGCAATGCGAGCGAGT ACTCTTTCTGCCGTCGGATCTTGCATCTTGGCCTTCCTCGAATACCCGGAGACTCTTAAGAAAGCTCAGGCTGAACTCGACCGTGTCATCAAGCCTGGACATCTCCCCGACTTCAACGACTACGACTCTCTGCCCTACATCACCGCTTTGACCATGGAGACTCTTCGATGGAGAGATGTTGGACCTATTG GCTTGCCCCACGTTCTTATTGAAGAGGATGAGTACAAGGGTTACCGCATTCCGGCTGGAACTATCGTCATCGCTAACTCATG GGCTATGCTTCACAACGAAGAGACCTACAAGGACCCCTTCACCTTCAACCCTGACCGCTTCTTGACCAAGGATGGCAAACTCGACAAGACTGCTCGCGATCCCGGACACGCCTGCTGGGGCTTCGGACGCCG TGTCTGCCCAGGTCGCTACCTCGCCTTCTCCGGTGTCTGGATCACACTCGCTTCGCTCGCTGCCGTCTTCGATATCACCAAGGCTGTTGACGAGAAGGGCAACATCATTGAGCCCTCGCACGAATACGTCAACTCCGCCATCAT TGTCCCCAAACCCTTCCAGGCCTCAGTCAGGCCACGCTCTCGTGGCCACGAACAAGTCATCCGTGACGCTGTCGCTGCTCCCGCCGCTTAA
- a CDS encoding Hsp70 nucleotide exchange factor FES1, with product MDSAASDHPPAERKDLDPAIIDMILGKPDSVQMKEDMAIAVDDAKSEDERINALDHMEMLIEHIDNANDLEKLKLWEPLQSLLTSNSSTSEIRTQALWVIGTALQNNPSAQEDYMLYNPLPILLSFLDPSPSSSPGIRAKAIYALSGLLKHNSPAVQALGPSGWTKLRESLQDPSITVRRKVVFLLSSLLLPNGSGPTPTPAPTAANILTPDHRPAPTSDEPIFSNSHASNLRNPNRSNTSSPTVSALSEYNIMESIISGVVTPVPYGNDGESVEPDADFEEKAVHLLFTYAVSCSGELSQSQKEALKSWIQTQKTKKGESQLLESWNISREEYAGLVGKLL from the exons ATGGATTCCGCCGCGAGCGACCATCCGCCAGCGGAGCGCAAAGACCTGGATCCAGCCATTATTGACATGATTCTAGGGAAACCAGACTCCGTTCAGATGAAAGAAGACATGGCTATTGCGGTGGATGATGCCAAAAGCGAAGATGAGAGGATCAACGCGTTGGATCATATGGAAATG CTCATCGAACATATCGATAATGCTAATG ATCTAGAGAAACTTAAACTCTGGGAACCATTGCAGTCCTTGTTGACATCCAATTCATCAACTTCCGAAATCAGGACCCAAGCACTTTGGGTCATTGGGACCGCTTTGCAGAATAACCCTTCTGCACAGGAAGAC TACATGTTGTATAATCCACTCCCTATCCTTTTGTCATTTCTCGATCCGTCCCCCTCATCGTCACCGGGTATCCGTGCTAAAGCCATATATGCCCTGTCCGGGTTGTTGAAACACAATTCGCCTGCAGTTCAAGCTTTAGGGCCCTCAGGATGGACGAAGCTCCGTGAATCACTGCAAG ATCCTTCAATAACGGTCCGACGAAAAGTCGTATTTCTTCTTAGTTCTCTCCTTCTTCCCAATGGCTCCGGTCCTACCCCAACGCCAGCCCCGACAGCAGCCAACATCTTGACTCCCGACCACCGTCCCGCTCCAACTTCCGACGAGCCTATCTTCTCCAATTCACATGCCTCCAATCTACGAAACCCGAATCGCAGCAATACCTCTTCCCCCACCGTATCTGCTTTAAGCGAATATAACATTATGGAAAGTATCATTTCCGGGGTGGTTACCCCAGTTCCATATGGCAATGATGGCGAGAGCGTCGAGCCCGATGCAGattttgaagaaaaggcTGTGCA TTTGTTGTTCACATATGCTGTGTCATGTTCGGGAGAATTGTCCCAGTCGCAGAAAGAGGCTCTGAAATCGTGGATTCAAACGCAGAAAACGAAGAAGGGCGAGAGCCAGCTATTAGAAAGTTGGAACATTTCAAGAGAAGAATACGCGGGACTAGTCGGAAAGCTTTTGTAA
- a CDS encoding EG45-like domain containing protein — translation MRFSKTFFALVAAISGAAAFDGDATFFFPGLGACGLVNSDSDFIVALSTTQFQSGAKCGTVIPDEVNGQTVMAQVVDLCPGCAANDVDLSPAAFSGLASTDLGRIQVSWDFV, via the exons ATGCGTTTCAGCAAAACATTCTTCGCCCTTGTTGCAGCTATTAGCGGAGCTGCTGCTTTTGACGGAGATG CtaccttcttcttccctgGA CTCGGTGCTTGCGGCCTAGTTAACTCCGACAGCGATTTCATTGTGGCATTATCCACTACTCAATTCCAAAGCGGCGCCAAGTGCGGCA CTGTAATACCCGATGAAGTCAATGGCCAAACCGTCATGGCTCAAGTCGTCGACCTTTGTCCAGGTTGCGCGGCCAACGATGTTGATCTGTCCCCCGCAGCATTCAGTGGCCTCGCCAGCACGGATCTGGGTCGTATCCAGGTTTCCTGGGACTTCGTCTAA